A DNA window from uncultured Methanoregula sp. contains the following coding sequences:
- the sucD gene encoding succinate--CoA ligase subunit alpha: MIYGDRNTGVLVQGATGKQGEFHIGLMNAYAKQVGGRGVVAGVTPGKGGQQVHGVPVYNTVKEAMKYHDIGASVIFVPAGAAADAIMEEANAGITTIVCITEHMPVQDSMKAIAYARMEGASVIGPNCPGLLSPGEVKMGIMPAGLFTRGNVGVISRSGTLTYEVVDELTRAGIGQSTVVGIGGDPVIGQTFRDVLERFEKDPETKAVVLVGEVGGNLEEEGAKSTDLPIVSYIAGVSAPPDKRMGHAGAIVEGGEGDARSKIARLKKHGVPVASRVSEIPEMVRDLFRCRC; the protein is encoded by the coding sequence ATGATTTACGGTGACAGGAACACAGGAGTCCTTGTGCAGGGCGCAACCGGCAAGCAGGGCGAGTTTCATATCGGCCTGATGAATGCTTATGCAAAGCAGGTCGGGGGCAGGGGAGTTGTTGCCGGTGTCACCCCGGGGAAGGGCGGCCAGCAGGTGCACGGCGTCCCGGTGTACAACACCGTGAAGGAGGCGATGAAGTACCATGACATCGGGGCTTCCGTCATCTTCGTTCCCGCCGGTGCAGCAGCCGATGCGATCATGGAGGAAGCCAATGCCGGTATCACCACCATTGTCTGCATCACCGAGCACATGCCGGTGCAGGACTCGATGAAGGCGATCGCCTACGCGAGGATGGAAGGGGCGAGCGTGATCGGCCCCAACTGCCCCGGGCTCCTCTCGCCCGGCGAAGTGAAGATGGGGATCATGCCGGCCGGTCTCTTCACGCGGGGGAACGTTGGCGTCATCTCCCGGTCAGGCACGCTGACCTACGAGGTCGTGGACGAGCTCACCCGGGCCGGCATCGGCCAGAGCACGGTGGTCGGGATCGGCGGCGACCCGGTCATCGGCCAGACATTCAGGGATGTCCTTGAACGCTTCGAGAAAGATCCCGAGACAAAAGCGGTCGTGCTTGTCGGTGAAGTGGGCGGCAACCTGGAGGAAGAAGGAGCAAAGTCCACCGATCTCCCGATCGTCTCCTACATTGCCGGAGTATCGGCACCTCCGGACAAGCGGATGGGCCATGCCGGCGCAATTGTCGAAGGCGGCGAGGGCGATGCCCGGTCCAAGATTGCCCGGCTGAAAAAGCACGGCGTGCCGGTAGCCTCCCGGGTCTCCGAGATCCCGGAGATGGTCCGGGACCTGTTCCGGTGCCGGTGCTAA
- a CDS encoding histidine kinase N-terminal 7TM domain-containing protein, with translation MILQFTPYILILLISGFVSAGLTMIGWNNRALPVARPFILLMAAETVWLFGSALEMMSTQLDTVLFLNNIEYPAMMTVPVALLLVSLIYSGREHYLTKKTIPLFFIVPALVCLLVFTNPWHYLYYTGFHAETPGSAVVWVYEHGPLFWIMFAYNYLIGSLALLLVAGRLFSRNDFFRRQTIIIVLAACIPFLFNLAYVLRLAPFPDYDLTQVAFLLTGIVLAVGLLRYQLFSAIPVAYSRVFATISDGVFVLDSQFRVLDLNPAAERIAGMKPHLAVSRKLRSILPAVSLILENPAPDPEKWQGEAMLILDEQPRHFDIHLTPLDAEGTGSKGYLCIFHDVTGRKQAELSLVTANRKINLLTRITRHDIENKLMILHGFNVLLKKSSLTPAQNEYLDRQETALNAMREQIAFTRKYQQLGVQAPVWQDADAIVRTAKTQVFFNRIRFSCTVEPVEILADQMLERVFYNLLDNAMRYGGERMTEVRVTSRREGASFVLVIEDDGEGISGADRPQLFEQGFGKNTGLGLFLSREILAITDIAIDEKSSAGSGARFEIRVPPGKFRIADRRE, from the coding sequence ATGATCCTCCAGTTCACACCCTACATCCTCATCCTGCTCATCTCGGGATTCGTATCAGCCGGGCTCACGATGATCGGATGGAACAACCGTGCCCTCCCGGTTGCCAGGCCGTTCATCCTCCTGATGGCAGCCGAGACCGTCTGGCTCTTCGGGTCAGCCCTGGAGATGATGAGTACCCAGCTGGATACCGTCCTCTTTCTCAACAATATCGAATACCCGGCCATGATGACGGTGCCGGTTGCCCTGCTCCTTGTCTCGCTCATCTATTCAGGCAGGGAACATTATCTTACAAAAAAGACGATCCCGCTCTTCTTCATTGTCCCTGCGCTGGTCTGCCTGCTGGTCTTCACCAATCCCTGGCATTACCTCTATTACACAGGCTTCCATGCTGAGACTCCCGGGAGTGCAGTGGTCTGGGTGTACGAACACGGGCCGCTGTTCTGGATCATGTTCGCGTACAATTACCTGATCGGCTCTCTCGCCCTTCTCCTTGTTGCAGGCCGCCTCTTCTCCCGCAATGATTTCTTCCGCCGGCAGACGATAATCATAGTCCTTGCAGCCTGCATTCCTTTTCTCTTCAACCTGGCCTATGTCCTCCGCCTGGCCCCGTTCCCGGATTATGACCTCACGCAGGTTGCGTTCCTCCTGACCGGTATCGTCCTTGCGGTCGGTCTGCTGCGATACCAGCTCTTCTCTGCGATCCCGGTTGCGTACTCACGGGTCTTTGCCACGATCAGCGACGGGGTGTTTGTTCTTGACAGCCAGTTCAGGGTTCTCGATCTCAATCCCGCAGCAGAACGGATTGCAGGAATGAAACCCCACCTGGCCGTAAGCCGTAAACTCCGATCGATCCTCCCGGCAGTCTCTTTAATCCTTGAAAACCCGGCCCCGGATCCGGAGAAATGGCAGGGCGAGGCGATGCTTATCCTGGATGAGCAGCCCCGTCATTTCGATATCCATCTGACCCCGCTTGACGCGGAAGGGACCGGGTCCAAAGGATACCTGTGCATCTTCCATGATGTGACCGGCCGCAAGCAGGCCGAACTCTCGCTCGTGACAGCCAACCGGAAGATCAACCTCCTCACCCGGATCACGCGTCATGATATCGAGAACAAGCTGATGATCCTGCATGGCTTCAATGTGCTCCTGAAAAAATCCTCCCTCACACCTGCCCAGAACGAGTACCTGGACCGGCAGGAGACCGCCCTGAATGCTATGCGGGAACAGATCGCGTTTACACGGAAATACCAGCAGCTCGGGGTCCAGGCGCCGGTCTGGCAGGATGCCGATGCCATAGTCAGGACCGCCAAGACCCAGGTCTTCTTCAACAGGATCCGGTTCTCCTGCACGGTCGAGCCGGTCGAGATCCTTGCCGACCAGATGCTCGAACGGGTCTTCTACAACCTTCTGGACAATGCCATGAGGTATGGCGGTGAGCGGATGACCGAGGTCCGGGTAACCTCCCGCAGGGAGGGAGCTTCTTTTGTTCTTGTTATTGAGGATGACGGAGAAGGGATCTCCGGGGCGGACCGGCCGCAACTGTTCGAGCAGGGCTTTGGTAAAAATACCGGTCTGGGTCTCTTTCTCTCGCGGGAGATCCTCGCCATCACGGATATCGCGATCGATGAGAAGAGCAGCGCCGGCAGCGGAGCCCGGTTTGAGATCCGGGTCCCCCCGGGGAAATTCCGGATCGCTGACCGCAGGGAATGA